CCCGCCGCAACGGTTGGGGGGAGGGGGAGCGACAGGGTGAGGCGCCACCCGCTCTTCCCGGCGTCGGCGATGGAGTCGAGGAAGGGGGTGTGCAGGCAGGCGTCGGGGAGCGCGTGCACGGCGCTCACGGCCGCGTGCCACCAGCGATCGTCGCCCGCGTCGCGCCGACCCCCCTCGTCGAGGACGAGGAGCGAGTCGGAGGGTTGGGGGGAGCTGTTCCACCAGGTGATGGCGGCGCCCGAGGCGATGGTGGCCGGCGCCAGGTCGAGCGTCCCGGCGCCCACGTTGCAGGCGACGGCGCTCCCCACGCGCCCCAGGTAGGCCACGGCGGAATCGGTCGCCGACAGGAGGTCACCGTCGGCGGGGGCCACCGCTTGCAGCTCGGTCTCGACGGCGAAGGCGGCGACGGCGAGCTGGGCGCGCTGGTCGGCGAGCTCTGCGGCCCCGCGCGCGAAGCGCTGGGAGCGATCGACCAGGCGGAAGAGCGCCCCCGCCAGGAGCGAGGTGAGGACGATGGCCGCGAGGAGCTCGACGAGCGCGAGGCCCTGCCGCTTCAGCTGCATGGAATGATGGCCTCCTCGACGAGGGGGGCGTGCACGCGTCCCGAATTGGGGGTGAGGACGGCATGCAGCTGCCGCGTGGCGCCGGCCACGGTGGTGGTCCACCGCACCGTGCCGGCGGCGGTGGCGGCCGATCCGGCCGCGAGGGAGGAACAGGGGGCGCTGCGCAGCGAGTCGACGACGCTGGCGGTGGCGCGCGTGGCGGCGGCGAGGGCGCGGGCGGAGGCGGCGAGCCGCGCGACGAAGGTGGCCGTGGAGGCGACGCCGAGTGCGGCGACGGCGAGGAGGGCGACCGCCACGACCACCTCGACGAGGGTGAAGCCCGGGCTGGGGGGGCGACGCGGGTGGCGGCCGCCGGCGGAGCGAGACGATCTCGACATGCCAGCGACGTTAGGCACGCCGCGCGCGAAGGCGTCATCGATCGGTTCCGCGTCGTACCGAACGGGTGCGGGGAGACGGCGCTCGGGGGAGGGGGAAACGCACGCGGGGGCGGCGCCGGATGGCGCCGCCCCCGCGTGTCGCAGCCGGGAGGATGTGGCTGCGAGCGATCAGCCGTTTAGTTGCACTTCGGCTCGCCTTCGACCGTGGCCGGCGGAACCGCCGTGACGCCGATGAAGATGGCGCAGGTCTTGGACGTGGCGTTGTGGCCCGCAGTCGCGCTCCACCCGGTGCCGCCGCTGGCAGTCGCCGTGATCGTCACGCCTGACGACGGAACGAAGCCATAGATACCGCCGGCGGGGGAAACGACACCGGCCAAGTTCGACGCGGTCCCGGGGATGTAGGCCTGGTTGTCGGCGAAGTAGGACTCCTCGGTGGTGGCCATGTTGCGGAGGTCCGACTTCATCGACGCGAGGTACGCCTTCTCCTTGGTGTTCGCGAACTTCGGGATCGCGATCGCCGCGAGGATACCGATGATCACGACCACGATGAGGAGCTCGATCAGGGTGAAGCCCTTGCGCGTCTTGTTCAGCATTGTGTCTGTCTCCGGGTTGTCGAACTGGGGAGTGGTGGGTGCGTCGGTTGGATCGAACTGCTCTCGGACACCAGGTAAGGCAATCGGTGGACCAGCCGCTGTCACTCTGTCGAAAGTTAGTACGCGACAATGAGTTGGATGATTTCCTGGACTGCGAGCAGACCGCGAGCGGAGAAGTGATTTGCACGCTGTCTTGCAGTCTGCCACACGCCCAGCATCGGTGTGGCGCCCTGCTTCCACCTTCCTGCCCGACCGTGGCGGCTCCAGGAACAGGCCGTCCGGCAAGACACCCCCAAGACGCGGCGCCGCGGCAGGACGTAACACGCTGGCGGGCAACGGCCTACCGCCCGCCCTCGGGCGTGCGTTGCGTCACCGGCCGGACGAGGTTGAAGCGCACAATGTGCCAGAACGCCGCCACGCCGTCGCGCCAGCTGATCTTCTTCCCCTCCGCGTACGTGCGCCCCGCGTAGGTGATCGGCACTTCGTAGATGCGCGCCCGGGCCTGGGCCAGGCGCGCCGTGATCTCGGGCTCGAAGCCGAACCGGTTCGTGGTGAGCACGAGGCTCCGCGCCACCTCGCCCCGCACCGCCTTGTAGCACGTCTCCATGTCGGTGAGGTTGAGGTTCGTGAACATGTTGCTGACGGTGGTCAGGACGAAGTTCCCCACCGAGTGCCAGAAGTAGAGGACGCGGTGCGAGCCGCCGAGGAAGCGCGAGCCGAAGACCGCGTCGGCCTTGCCGTCGATGATGGGATCGAGGAGGAGCGGCCAGTCGGCGGGGTCGTATTCCAGGTCGGCGTCCTGCACGATCACGATGTTCCCGGTGCTCGCCGCCAGCGCCCGGCGGATGGCCGCCCCCTTCCCCCGGTTCACCGGCTCGTGGATGAGGGTGTCGATCAACCCGTCGGCGTGCAGCGCGTCGAGGAGCTCGCGCGTCCCGTCGGTGGAGCAGTCGTTGACGCAGATCACCTCCTTCCGGACGGGGACGGCGTGCACCTGGTCCAGGATGATGCGGATGGTATGGCGCTCGTTGTAGACGGGAATGAGGACCGACAGCCTCACCTCTTCGCGCGCGATGGGCGTGCGGCCGCGCATGTACGGCGTGCCGCCATCGACGGTACCGGTGAACGAGGGAGTCGGATGCCGAGGGAGCGTCATCGGGCCAGTCTCTTGAAGATCGTGACGTGAGGGGTGCGCCCGACGGGACGGAGTTCGGGCGGGGTGCGTTCGGCCAGGGCGCGCGCGGTGCGGAGCCCCGTCGCCCCGCCGGTGATGAAGTAGTCGGGGTCGTACGCATCGAAGATCTGGCGCACGACGATGGCATCTTCCACGTCGGTGAGGGGGCGCAGGCGCTCGGCGGCGGTGAAGGTGGACGTGGGGAGCGCCTTGCGCCCGGTGTACAGGTACACGATGAGGTCGTCCTCGGTGGCCAGCACGTCGTCGGGCGAGGTGTGGCGCGCGACCCACTCCACGA
The window above is part of the Gemmatimonadetes bacterium SCN 70-22 genome. Proteins encoded here:
- a CDS encoding glycosyl transferase, with the protein product MRLSVLIPVYNERHTIRIILDQVHAVPVRKEVICVNDCSTDGTRELLDALHADGLIDTLIHEPVNRGKGAAIRRALAASTGNIVIVQDADLEYDPADWPLLLDPIIDGKADAVFGSRFLGGSHRVLYFWHSVGNFVLTTVSNMFTNLNLTDMETCYKAVRGEVARSLVLTTNRFGFEPEITARLAQARARIYEVPITYAGRTYAEGKKISWRDGVAAFWHIVRFNLVRPVTQRTPEGGR